One segment of Proteus appendicitidis DNA contains the following:
- the fadR gene encoding fatty acid metabolism transcriptional regulator FadR, with product MVIKAQSPAGFAEEYIVESIWNNRFPPGSILPAERELSELIGVTRTTLREVLQRLARDGWLTIQHGKPTKVNNFWETSGLNILETVARLDHDRVPQLIDNLLAVRTNISAIFIRTAFRNGPEKCIEVLNHELTTENSADEFSELDYNIFRGLAFASGNPIYGLILNGLKGLYTRVGRYYFSNIQAKELALAFYKKLAALCEQKDVEHVMECVRQYGKDSGIIWQSLQSPLPSDLEEVKR from the coding sequence ATGGTTATTAAGGCTCAAAGCCCCGCAGGTTTTGCGGAAGAGTATATTGTTGAAAGTATCTGGAATAATCGTTTTCCTCCTGGATCTATTCTTCCAGCGGAACGTGAGCTATCTGAATTAATTGGTGTTACAAGAACCACATTAAGAGAAGTGTTACAACGCCTTGCTCGTGATGGTTGGTTAACTATTCAACACGGAAAGCCAACGAAGGTAAACAATTTCTGGGAAACATCAGGTCTTAATATCCTTGAAACAGTCGCTCGCCTTGATCATGATCGAGTACCACAATTAATCGATAACTTATTGGCTGTCAGAACCAATATTTCAGCTATTTTTATTCGTACCGCATTTAGAAATGGCCCTGAAAAATGTATTGAAGTTTTAAATCATGAGCTTACCACTGAAAATAGTGCTGATGAGTTTAGTGAACTGGATTACAACATTTTCCGTGGATTGGCGTTTGCATCAGGTAACCCAATTTATGGTCTTATCTTAAACGGCTTAAAAGGGCTTTATACGCGCGTAGGTCGTTATTATTTCTCAAATATTCAAGCCAAAGAACTCGCGTTAGCATTCTATAAAAAACTGGCTGCATTATGTGAGCAAAAAGATGTTGAGCATGTTATGGAATGTGTCCGCCAATATGGTAAAGACAGTGGTATTATCTGGCAAAGTTTACAGTCACCATTACCGAGTGATCTAGAAGAAGTAAAACGCTAA
- the nhaB gene encoding sodium/proton antiporter NhaB: MDMSIRQALLKNFMGNSPDWYKLAILTFLIINPLLFFFVDPFVAGWLLVVEFIFTLAMALKCYPLQPGGLLAIEAVIIGMTSPKQIGHEIANNLEVILLLVFMVAGIYFMKQLLLFAFTKLLLSIRSKRMLSIAFCFSSAFLSAFLDALTVIAVVISVSLGFYSIYHNFASNQSGAELSNDGFIDTAEKKQTLEQFRAFLRSLMMHAGVGTALGGVMTMVGEPQNLIIAKHLEWDFVTFFIRMSPVTIPVFFAGLAVCYLVERFKLFGYGAELPDLVRKVLTEYDKKNSEKRTSQEKAQLMIQALIGIWLIVALALHLAEVGIIGLSVIILATAFCGVTEEHALGKAFEEALPFTALLTVFFSIVAVIIDQQLFAPIIQFVLQASESSQLSLFYLFNGLLSAISDNVFVGTVYISEALTALQDGLISQSQYEHIGVAINTGTNLPSVATPNGQAAFLFLLTSALSPLIRLSYGRMVIMALPYTIVMTLLGLLAVEFWLVPATHWFYEIGLVAIP; this comes from the coding sequence ATGGATATGAGTATAAGACAAGCACTACTAAAGAACTTTATGGGGAATTCCCCTGATTGGTATAAGCTTGCTATTCTTACTTTTTTAATTATCAACCCACTGCTTTTTTTCTTTGTTGACCCTTTTGTCGCCGGTTGGCTATTAGTTGTAGAATTTATTTTTACACTGGCTATGGCGCTAAAGTGTTACCCGCTACAACCCGGAGGATTACTTGCTATTGAGGCCGTCATCATTGGAATGACTAGCCCAAAACAGATTGGTCATGAAATTGCCAACAACCTTGAAGTGATTTTGCTTCTTGTCTTTATGGTTGCGGGTATCTATTTTATGAAGCAATTGTTACTGTTTGCTTTTACAAAATTATTGTTATCTATTCGTTCTAAACGGATGTTATCTATTGCTTTTTGCTTTTCAAGTGCATTTTTATCTGCCTTTTTAGATGCTTTAACCGTTATCGCGGTTGTGATCAGTGTTTCTCTCGGTTTCTACTCTATATATCATAATTTCGCATCTAACCAATCAGGTGCAGAATTAAGTAATGATGGGTTTATTGATACCGCAGAAAAAAAACAAACTTTAGAACAATTCCGTGCTTTTTTACGTAGCTTAATGATGCATGCTGGTGTTGGTACTGCATTAGGTGGCGTAATGACCATGGTGGGTGAACCACAAAACCTTATTATTGCAAAACATTTAGAGTGGGATTTTGTGACCTTCTTTATCAGAATGTCACCTGTCACTATTCCTGTTTTCTTTGCTGGTCTTGCAGTGTGCTACCTTGTAGAACGCTTTAAGCTCTTTGGTTATGGTGCTGAATTACCTGATTTAGTTCGTAAAGTTCTCACTGAATACGACAAGAAAAACAGTGAAAAACGCACTTCTCAAGAAAAAGCACAATTGATGATCCAAGCATTAATTGGTATTTGGTTGATTGTTGCTTTAGCGCTCCATTTAGCAGAAGTCGGTATTATCGGTTTATCTGTTATTATTCTTGCCACTGCATTTTGTGGAGTCACAGAAGAACATGCTCTTGGTAAAGCATTTGAAGAGGCCTTGCCTTTCACTGCGTTATTGACTGTTTTCTTCTCTATTGTTGCTGTTATTATCGATCAGCAATTATTTGCCCCTATTATTCAGTTTGTTCTTCAAGCTTCAGAATCCTCGCAACTGTCTCTTTTTTACCTCTTTAATGGTCTACTATCTGCTATTTCAGATAACGTGTTTGTGGGTACGGTTTATATCAGTGAAGCTTTAACAGCATTGCAAGATGGATTAATTAGCCAATCACAATATGAACATATTGGTGTTGCTATTAATACAGGTACAAACTTACCTTCTGTTGCGACACCAAATGGGCAAGCTGCATTCCTGTTCTTATTAACATCAGCATTATCACCACTCATCCGTTTATCATATGGCCGCATGGTGATAATGGCGCTGCCATATACAATTGTAATGACATTACTTGGTTTACTGGCTGTTGAATTTTGGCTTGTTCCTGCAACACACTGGTTTTATGAAATTGGTTTAGTTGCTATTCCATAA
- the dsbB gene encoding disulfide bond formation protein DsbB: MLTSLRHWSQSRFSWLLLALTAIGLEGAALYFQYGMELMPCVMCVYQRIAVLGILVAALIGASAPKMALMRMAGGFLWIYSAYRGIELSWEHTQLILNPSPFATCDFFVTLPSWFALQDWFPAVFQATGDCSVSQWQFLTLEMPQWMLIIFSAYFVVGLLVLMSQITSSFKTKE, encoded by the coding sequence ATGCTGACTTCTCTTCGTCACTGGTCACAAAGCCGTTTTTCATGGCTGTTGCTTGCATTAACAGCAATAGGTCTTGAAGGTGCCGCATTGTATTTTCAGTACGGAATGGAATTAATGCCTTGTGTAATGTGCGTCTATCAACGTATTGCGGTATTAGGGATCTTAGTCGCTGCATTGATTGGGGCATCTGCACCTAAAATGGCTCTTATGCGTATGGCAGGCGGTTTTTTATGGATTTATTCCGCATACCGGGGAATTGAACTCTCTTGGGAACATACACAACTTATTCTGAATCCATCACCTTTTGCAACCTGTGACTTTTTTGTCACTTTACCTTCTTGGTTTGCTCTGCAAGATTGGTTCCCTGCTGTATTCCAAGCAACCGGTGATTGTTCTGTCAGCCAATGGCAATTCTTAACTTTAGAAATGCCACAATGGATGCTTATTATTTTCTCTGCTTATTTTGTTGTAGGTTTATTAGTATTAATGAGCCAAATAACAAGTTCTTTTAAAACAAAAGAATAA
- a CDS encoding putative hemolysin, giving the protein MQKKFKTAYYLFMLTSFAFIAGCSNSAQTQYSPTQNSSTQIVSKSRTIPTTSLDIPLEESAKATCVFSGGVPSLNYELHGGQTPVCQFANGKRCSEQALIEGACIPG; this is encoded by the coding sequence ATGCAAAAGAAATTTAAAACAGCTTATTATCTATTTATGTTAACTAGCTTTGCTTTTATTGCAGGATGCAGTAATTCAGCGCAGACACAATATTCACCTACACAAAATTCATCTACACAAATAGTTAGCAAAAGTCGAACAATACCGACAACAAGCCTTGATATTCCCTTAGAAGAATCAGCCAAGGCAACCTGTGTTTTTTCAGGTGGTGTGCCTTCGCTAAACTATGAATTACATGGGGGGCAGACACCAGTGTGTCAATTTGCTAATGGCAAGCGTTGTAGTGAACAAGCTTTAATTGAAGGGGCTTGTATTCCAGGTTAA
- a CDS encoding SMR family transporter encodes MNGLTYLMLAIISEVIATTMLKASDGFSRLYPSIVVVIGYCLSFWALSQVVRVMPLGIAYAIWSGLGIVLVSVAAVFLYQQKLDLPAIVGMALIIAGVLVINLLSKSASH; translated from the coding sequence ATGAATGGATTAACTTACTTAATGTTGGCAATTATATCTGAAGTCATTGCGACAACAATGCTGAAAGCTTCTGATGGTTTTAGCCGATTATATCCATCTATTGTTGTCGTCATTGGTTACTGTCTTTCTTTTTGGGCGCTTTCTCAAGTGGTAAGAGTTATGCCATTAGGTATTGCTTATGCAATATGGAGTGGATTAGGGATAGTTTTAGTTTCTGTTGCAGCGGTGTTTCTTTATCAACAAAAACTCGATTTACCTGCCATTGTTGGTATGGCTTTAATTATTGCTGGTGTTTTGGTTATAAATCTACTTTCAAAAAGTGCTTCACACTAA
- a CDS encoding sugar transporter: protein MNIAASNVNEVSRQTAWIRVIILSFAAFVFNTTEFVPVALLSDISESFGMIPAQTGLMITIYAWVVALMSLPLMIMTSKVERRKLLIILFMLFILSHILSGVAWDFNSLIAGRIGVAFSHAVFWSITASLAIRVAPAGKRAQALGLLATGTALATVLGLPIGRVVGQWLGWRATFMGIGILALITLFALMRYLPLLPSEHSGSLKSVPMLLKRGPLMGIFLLTVIAVTAHFTAYSYIEPFVVDIAGLDQNFATLVLLIFGGAGIIGSVLFSRYSAKMPTSFLFSALILLTFCLSLLMVSSQNLTAFIVLIIFWGIGFMCIGLGMQVKVIDLAPDATDIAMSIYSGIFNIGIGAGALIGNQVILHAGMTNLGYAGTILSIIAAVWCGFIFNRYRVAMGGKPRQKNQLHQH, encoded by the coding sequence ATGAATATCGCAGCATCAAATGTAAATGAAGTAAGCCGACAAACAGCGTGGATCAGGGTAATAATATTATCGTTCGCGGCTTTCGTTTTTAATACAACAGAATTTGTCCCTGTTGCACTGTTAAGTGATATTTCTGAAAGCTTCGGTATGATCCCTGCTCAAACAGGTTTAATGATCACAATATATGCTTGGGTTGTTGCTTTAATGTCTCTGCCTTTAATGATAATGACAAGTAAAGTTGAGCGACGTAAGTTACTTATTATTTTATTTATGCTCTTTATTTTAAGTCATATTTTATCTGGTGTAGCATGGGATTTTAATTCACTGATAGCAGGGCGTATTGGTGTCGCTTTTTCTCATGCAGTATTTTGGTCTATTACCGCATCTCTGGCTATTAGAGTGGCACCTGCTGGCAAACGCGCTCAGGCATTAGGCTTATTAGCAACAGGAACAGCACTTGCAACAGTATTAGGTTTACCTATTGGTCGTGTTGTTGGACAGTGGTTAGGATGGCGTGCAACATTTATGGGCATTGGGATATTAGCCTTAATTACCCTGTTTGCGTTAATGCGCTATTTGCCTTTATTACCCAGTGAGCATTCAGGATCACTAAAAAGTGTGCCGATGTTATTAAAGCGTGGCCCGCTTATGGGGATCTTTCTATTAACGGTTATTGCCGTGACAGCACATTTTACAGCGTATAGTTATATCGAGCCTTTTGTCGTTGATATTGCGGGTCTGGATCAGAATTTTGCTACGTTAGTTTTATTGATTTTTGGTGGAGCCGGTATCATTGGTAGCGTGTTATTTAGTCGTTATAGCGCCAAAATGCCAACCTCATTCTTATTTTCAGCCTTAATATTACTTACGTTTTGTTTAAGTTTATTAATGGTCAGTAGCCAGAATTTAACTGCATTTATTGTGCTGATTATATTTTGGGGTATTGGATTTATGTGTATTGGGCTAGGAATGCAGGTTAAAGTGATTGATTTAGCACCTGATGCAACGGATATAGCGATGTCTATTTATTCCGGCATTTTTAATATCGGTATTGGTGCTGGAGCATTGATTGGTAATCAAGTTATTTTACATGCTGGTATGACAAACCTTGGCTATGCGGGAACAATATTAAGTATTATTGCAGCGGTTTGGTGTGGTTTTATTTTTAATCGTTACCGTGTTGCGATGGGTGGGAAGCCACGCCAAAAGAATCAACTCCATCAACACTAA
- a CDS encoding class I SAM-dependent methyltransferase: MDNQTTTQSMSQEHTKAGHTFLASLGKTRLRPGGVEASDWLINNAHFTSSSHVLEIACNMATTSIEIAKKYGCHIIAVDMDDDALAHAQNNVDNAQLSHLIQLTKANALSLPFPDNTFDIVINEAMLTMYADKAKAKLVKEYYRVLKPGGLLLTHDIMKKNNDVNRDKLIGVVKSNVAPMFKQEWHDLFINIGFSDVKIKSGNMSLMSPIGLIRDEGLFRTAKIIKNGLINKQNRPRFLSMFRFFRENRHVLNYIACCSKK; the protein is encoded by the coding sequence ATGGATAATCAAACTACAACGCAGTCTATGTCTCAAGAACACACAAAAGCAGGGCATACCTTTTTAGCAAGCTTAGGGAAAACACGTTTAAGACCTGGCGGTGTAGAGGCATCTGATTGGTTAATTAATAACGCACATTTTACATCGTCAAGCCATGTTCTTGAGATTGCTTGTAATATGGCGACAACTTCAATTGAAATTGCTAAGAAATATGGTTGCCATATTATTGCTGTCGATATGGATGATGATGCTTTGGCTCATGCGCAAAATAATGTTGATAACGCACAATTATCACATTTGATTCAATTAACAAAAGCCAATGCGTTATCTTTGCCTTTCCCTGATAATACGTTTGATATTGTTATAAATGAAGCAATGTTGACAATGTATGCAGATAAAGCCAAAGCAAAGCTAGTAAAAGAGTATTACCGTGTTTTAAAGCCCGGCGGTTTATTATTAACTCATGATATTATGAAGAAAAATAATGATGTTAATAGAGATAAATTAATTGGTGTAGTGAAATCAAATGTAGCACCAATGTTTAAGCAAGAGTGGCATGACTTATTTATTAATATTGGTTTTTCAGACGTAAAAATAAAATCTGGCAACATGAGTTTAATGTCGCCTATTGGTTTAATTCGGGATGAAGGTTTATTTAGAACTGCTAAAATAATTAAAAATGGATTGATAAATAAGCAAAATAGACCACGTTTCTTATCCATGTTTCGTTTTTTTAGAGAAAATCGGCATGTTTTAAATTATATTGCGTGTTGCTCTAAAAAATAA
- the copM gene encoding CopM family metallochaperone: MKKILPTAVILMSAISFGAMANNTHMNMNMETSHNSSPMQKELNDSMNKMHADMAKGMNTDNADVAFADGMIAHHLGAIDMAKIELKYGTDPEMRKLAQAIIDAQGPEIEQMQKWLEKNKTNK; this comes from the coding sequence ATGAAAAAGATTTTACCTACTGCTGTTATTTTAATGAGTGCTATCTCTTTTGGTGCAATGGCAAACAATACACATATGAACATGAATATGGAGACATCTCATAACAGTTCGCCAATGCAAAAAGAACTCAATGATTCCATGAATAAAATGCATGCCGATATGGCAAAAGGAATGAACACCGATAATGCAGATGTCGCTTTTGCTGATGGCATGATTGCCCACCATTTAGGCGCTATTGATATGGCTAAGATTGAGTTGAAATACGGTACTGATCCTGAAATGCGTAAACTCGCTCAAGCTATTATTGATGCCCAAGGTCCAGAAATAGAACAGATGCAAAAATGGTTAGAAAAAAATAAAACCAATAAATAA
- a CDS encoding glycosyltransferase family 9 protein: protein MPKILIIQRDNIGDLILTTPLIDSLAHEYNTKIDLLVNSYNQAILEGNPSVGNVHIYSKLHHKKSGQSSLKLILNRLKIILDMRRQHYDIAIIARDHWAKRALQWAKLSGAKRIIAIGNDAPSAVTDPIPTPSNRGHIAELFCQLSHPLGIERKAGPLKLYVKDEEISAIRQRIKITENTPVYGLQISSRKPQQRWQAEKFIALAHQLTQREKCHILLFWSPGSNDNKQHPGDDEKAQCILEQCKDIPITPVPTQNLRELMAGMSLCDQMLTSDGGALHISVGVGVPTVAMFGNSDADFWGPWHIASEVLKAPEDNVGLLTVNDVFTRFITLRERVIALDAKN from the coding sequence ATGCCTAAAATATTAATAATACAAAGAGATAACATTGGTGATTTAATACTTACAACACCATTAATTGACTCTCTTGCTCATGAATATAATACAAAAATAGATCTGCTAGTAAACTCTTACAATCAAGCTATTCTAGAAGGTAACCCTTCCGTCGGAAATGTTCATATTTACAGTAAGTTACATCATAAAAAATCAGGACAATCATCCTTAAAACTTATTCTGAATCGCTTAAAAATTATTTTGGATATGCGTCGTCAGCACTATGATATTGCAATTATTGCTCGTGATCATTGGGCTAAAAGAGCATTACAATGGGCAAAACTATCAGGTGCTAAACGTATCATCGCTATTGGCAATGATGCACCTTCAGCAGTGACAGATCCCATTCCAACACCATCCAATAGAGGTCATATCGCTGAGTTGTTCTGCCAACTATCCCATCCTCTTGGAATAGAGAGAAAAGCGGGTCCTTTAAAGTTGTATGTCAAAGATGAAGAGATCTCTGCAATTCGTCAACGTATTAAGATAACTGAAAATACTCCTGTTTACGGTTTACAAATCAGTTCACGTAAACCACAACAACGTTGGCAAGCAGAAAAATTTATCGCGTTAGCACACCAATTAACACAACGCGAAAAATGCCACATTCTTCTTTTTTGGTCGCCAGGAAGCAACGACAATAAACAGCACCCTGGTGATGATGAAAAAGCACAGTGTATCCTTGAACAGTGCAAAGATATCCCTATTACGCCAGTACCTACACAAAATCTTAGAGAATTAATGGCGGGTATGTCTTTATGTGATCAGATGCTAACCAGCGATGGTGGTGCATTACATATTTCAGTAGGTGTGGGTGTGCCAACGGTAGCGATGTTTGGTAATAGTGATGCTGATTTTTGGGGACCATGGCATATTGCCAGTGAAGTACTGAAGGCACCTGAAGATAATGTAGGGCTTCTTACAGTAAACGATGTATTTACCCGTTTTATTACACTAAGAGAGCGGGTTATAGCTTTAGATGCAAAGAATTAA
- the pgsA gene encoding CDP-diacylglycerol--glycerol-3-phosphate 3-phosphatidyltransferase, with translation MQLNIPTWLTLFRVALIPFFVLVFYLPFKDAPLVCAIIFMVAAATDWFDGFLARRWKQTTRFGAFLDPVADKVMVATALVLITEYYHEWWITLPAATMIAREIIISSLREWMAELGKRNSVAVSWIGKVKTTAQMGSLVVLLWRPTVEAEWFGFALLYIATVLTFWSMFQYLSAAWSDLREG, from the coding sequence ATGCAACTAAATATCCCAACTTGGCTAACTCTATTTCGTGTCGCTCTAATCCCATTCTTTGTTTTGGTATTTTATTTACCATTCAAAGATGCCCCATTAGTTTGCGCTATTATTTTTATGGTAGCAGCTGCAACAGACTGGTTTGATGGCTTTTTAGCACGTAGATGGAAACAAACTACCCGCTTCGGCGCTTTTCTGGACCCAGTAGCGGATAAAGTAATGGTTGCAACAGCACTTGTTTTAATTACTGAGTACTATCATGAGTGGTGGATAACCTTACCGGCAGCAACAATGATTGCTCGTGAAATTATTATCTCTTCACTAAGAGAATGGATGGCTGAATTAGGGAAACGTAACAGTGTTGCAGTTTCTTGGATAGGAAAAGTGAAGACGACCGCACAAATGGGATCACTTGTTGTGTTATTATGGCGTCCTACTGTTGAAGCAGAGTGGTTTGGATTCGCTTTATTATATATCGCAACAGTGCTGACTTTCTGGTCAATGTTTCAATATTTGAGCGCTGCGTGGTCAGATTTGCGTGAAGGTTGA
- the uvrC gene encoding excinuclease ABC subunit UvrC produces the protein MEDKFDAKAFLSRVTDKPGVYRMYDATDTVIYVGKAKDLKKRLSSYFRTQVNSRKTEALVKCIANIDVTITHTETEALLLEHSYIQRYQPRYNVLLRDDKSYPYIYLSGDKHPRLASYRGAKHAKGEYFGPFPNSFAVRETLALMQKLFPIRQCEDSVYRNRSRPCLQYQIGRCLAPCVKGYVSDEEYAQQVNYVRLFLSGDDTQVIDGLVKRMEAASQELHFEEAARIRDQIQAVRQVTEKQFVANIGDDLDVISVAFNGAIACVYVLFFRQGKVLGSRSYFPKVPANTSIDEVVQTFIGQFYLQGSAIRTLPSEILLDFNLEDKAILSESISSIAGRKIQIQTKPRGDRARYLKLARTNAATALASKQVEQSTISQRYTSLMSLLDMKEIKRMECFDISHTMGEQTVASCVVFDMNGPLKSEYRRYNISGITPGDDYAAMNQVLTRRYGKSLEDSKVPDVIFIDGGKGQLAQAIEVFDSLNVDWDKSHPKLIGVAKGSDRKAGLETLFFVPEGEGMALPSDSPALHLIQHIRDESHRHAITGHRQRRAKVKNTSSLESIEGVGPKRRQMLLKYMGGLQALRDASVEEIAKVPTISTALAEKIFNALKH, from the coding sequence GTGGAAGACAAATTTGACGCCAAAGCATTCTTAAGCCGAGTCACAGATAAACCGGGTGTGTATCGGATGTATGATGCGACAGACACCGTAATCTATGTCGGCAAAGCGAAAGATCTGAAAAAAAGGCTTTCAAGCTATTTTCGTACACAGGTAAATAGCCGTAAGACCGAAGCTTTAGTGAAGTGCATCGCAAATATTGATGTCACGATCACCCATACAGAAACGGAAGCTTTATTGCTTGAACACAGCTACATTCAGCGCTATCAACCCCGCTATAATGTGTTGTTGCGAGATGATAAATCCTATCCTTATATTTATTTAAGCGGTGATAAACACCCTAGACTTGCTAGCTATCGAGGTGCAAAACATGCCAAAGGGGAATATTTTGGACCTTTTCCTAACTCTTTTGCAGTAAGAGAAACATTAGCATTAATGCAAAAATTGTTTCCTATTCGTCAATGCGAAGACAGTGTTTATCGCAATCGTTCAAGACCTTGTTTGCAATATCAAATTGGACGTTGTCTTGCACCTTGCGTAAAAGGTTATGTTTCTGATGAAGAATATGCCCAACAAGTTAATTATGTGCGGCTTTTTCTTTCAGGTGATGATACGCAAGTTATTGATGGATTGGTTAAACGTATGGAAGCCGCTAGTCAAGAATTACATTTTGAAGAGGCCGCTCGCATTCGTGATCAAATCCAAGCAGTAAGGCAAGTGACTGAAAAACAATTTGTTGCCAATATTGGCGATGATCTTGATGTGATCAGTGTTGCTTTTAATGGTGCGATTGCTTGTGTTTATGTTCTCTTTTTCCGTCAGGGTAAAGTGTTAGGAAGTCGGAGTTATTTTCCTAAAGTTCCTGCAAATACCTCAATCGATGAAGTTGTTCAGACTTTTATTGGCCAATTTTATTTACAAGGTAGTGCAATTCGTACTTTACCAAGTGAAATTTTGCTCGATTTTAATTTAGAAGATAAAGCGATTCTTTCTGAATCGATATCTTCAATTGCAGGGCGAAAAATTCAAATTCAAACCAAACCGCGTGGTGATAGGGCGCGTTATTTGAAATTAGCCAGAACAAACGCAGCAACGGCATTGGCTTCAAAACAAGTCGAACAATCGACAATTTCACAACGTTATACCTCTTTGATGTCTCTTCTTGATATGAAAGAGATAAAACGAATGGAATGTTTTGATATTAGTCACACTATGGGAGAGCAAACTGTGGCTTCATGTGTAGTATTTGACATGAATGGCCCATTAAAATCTGAATATAGGCGCTATAATATCAGTGGTATTACTCCTGGTGATGATTATGCGGCGATGAATCAAGTGCTGACCCGACGTTATGGTAAATCATTAGAAGACAGTAAAGTTCCAGATGTTATCTTTATCGATGGTGGTAAAGGGCAATTAGCACAAGCAATAGAAGTATTTGATTCTCTTAATGTTGATTGGGATAAATCACACCCGAAATTAATTGGTGTCGCAAAAGGGAGTGATCGTAAAGCAGGGCTTGAAACCTTGTTTTTTGTACCTGAAGGTGAAGGAATGGCGTTACCTTCTGATTCACCTGCGTTACATTTGATCCAACATATTCGTGATGAATCTCATCGTCATGCAATAACAGGGCACCGCCAACGTAGAGCAAAAGTAAAAAATACCAGTTCGCTGGAGTCTATTGAAGGTGTAGGACCTAAACGTCGTCAAATGTTGTTGAAATATATGGGAGGGCTACAAGCTTTGCGAGATGCAAGTGTTGAAGAAATTGCGAAAGTCCCCACAATTTCGACGGCATTAGCAGAAAAAATTTTTAATGCGTTGAAACACTAA
- a CDS encoding LuxR C-terminal-related transcriptional regulator, translated as MNDENDAFRYCRQFSVNLIIIYSAPSISLIDSIKRIKRSSLSIKIIVISPKTDSILSITLLQLGIEGFIVADTSCENVLQAIRQVCIGQRYISQELAMEIALTKLQQELNPLHQLSERELQIMSMIIRGKKIAQIASELNINTKTVNSYRYRMFSKLKISGDVELTHIAIRYGLIEIESHLQSGRQI; from the coding sequence GTGAATGATGAAAATGATGCATTCCGTTATTGTCGCCAATTTTCGGTTAATCTTATTATTATTTACTCAGCACCTTCAATCTCATTAATTGATTCTATAAAAAGAATAAAGCGATCATCTTTATCAATTAAGATCATTGTTATTTCACCAAAAACAGATTCAATATTATCAATAACACTTCTCCAATTGGGTATTGAAGGTTTTATTGTTGCTGATACTTCTTGTGAAAATGTTCTGCAAGCTATTCGACAGGTTTGTATCGGTCAACGGTATATAAGCCAAGAATTAGCGATGGAAATCGCACTAACAAAATTACAGCAAGAACTAAATCCGTTACATCAACTGTCTGAACGAGAATTGCAGATTATGTCGATGATTATTAGAGGGAAAAAAATTGCACAAATCGCAAGTGAGTTGAATATTAATACAAAAACAGTAAATAGCTATCGTTATCGAATGTTTAGTAAACTTAAAATCTCAGGTGATGTAGAATTAACACATATAGCAATACGTTATGGGTTAATTGAGATAGAGAGTCATTTACAAAGTGGAAGACAAATTTGA
- a CDS encoding GFA family protein, translated as MHQGQCLCGKVKLSTAQDISALSVCHCSMCLRWNGGPGFSIDCKSDLKIEGEENITRYDSSSWGERAFCKHCGSHLFYHLKEAHTYYVSAGLFPDAKESKLTMQIYIDSKPKYYNFVEKTPMLTEQDIMNMFNQ; from the coding sequence ATGCATCAAGGTCAATGTTTATGTGGCAAGGTTAAGTTATCGACAGCACAAGATATTTCTGCACTTAGCGTTTGTCATTGCAGTATGTGTTTGCGTTGGAATGGCGGCCCGGGTTTTTCAATTGATTGTAAATCAGATTTGAAGATTGAAGGTGAAGAAAATATAACACGTTATGATTCATCTTCATGGGGAGAACGAGCATTTTGTAAGCATTGTGGCTCTCATCTTTTTTATCATCTAAAAGAAGCCCATACTTACTATGTATCAGCAGGATTATTCCCTGATGCGAAAGAAAGCAAACTGACAATGCAAATTTATATAGATAGCAAACCTAAGTATTATAATTTTGTAGAAAAAACACCAATGCTAACAGAGCAAGATATTATGAATATGTTTAATCAATAA